In a single window of the Anabas testudineus chromosome 17, fAnaTes1.2, whole genome shotgun sequence genome:
- the per2 gene encoding period circadian protein homolog 2 isoform X8 has translation MSEYSDSKPYHFLVLADQDGALGCRASTSSSMPRGASGCSSMAQLHQMGGYSQGRPDLGLPSDGSDSSGQDPPSSPHKHRKNGRSRSLPEEDVEMKSSGSSGSGTESHGNESHGNDSHGNESHGHESVGSSNGNSKDSALLESSESNKSSNSHSPSPPSSSNAFSLLSSEQDNPSTSGCSSQESAKAKTQKEVIKTLKELKLHLPPEKRHNNKSTTLNTLKYALRCVKQVEANEEYYQLRMINDSQPSGLDVSSYTIEEIDSITSEYTLKNNDIFAVAVSLMTGRIVYISDQAASILNCKRDVLKNTKFVEFLTPQDVSVFYCFTTPYRLPSWSMCTGAESSPPDCIQEKSFFCRISGGKECEGDLQYYPFRMTPYLMKVQDTVHTEDQFCCLLLAERVHSGYEAPRIPTDKRVFTTTHTPSCVFQDVDERAVPLLGYLPQDLIGTSVLLHLHPNDRPVMLGIHRKILQYAGQPFDHSSIRFCARNGEYVILDTSWSSFVNPWSRKVSFVIGRHKVRMGPVNEDVFMAPASPVREVKSMDSDIQEITEQIHRLLLQPVHNSGSSAYGSLNSNDHHVGMTSSSESLNNGCGSKMQRDEEDVSRTKARPRTFQEICKGIHLQKSQEQQMTKLDNKKSNGKSVQKHPAVVRPKDSAAPFNWRETGSTMEERRASFQEELTFNDQTCYSYQQISCLDSVIRYLESCNVPITMKRKCQSSSNTTSSNSEDDKQNGPGSMQVSEEPALLNDRPGLSVLDERDKNPSDTATAVVGSPLPLPVPNKPESVVSITSQCSYSSTIVHVGDKKLQPDSEIIEDVPGAGETAESGQNTGGPPCAVSPPSHERESYKKLGLTKQVLAAHTQKEEQAFLYRFRELRSLTALKGNCSQYLERHREQVTSDAVPAAPSCKQCGAGTEPTSRRGTRNKRTKSKRAKQIESSDSTASHQRQQQLRPPLLNPTSWSPSDTSQSTFPMAYPAMMPGYPFQVYPRAGSVAPYTETTPTGYVNIQGAQAPPCPPSIHPAPYANPMVTPIVALVLPNYMYPQMAPGPPPPQPVYQAESGSFPTQAQPFGQSVFLGQHTFTAPPSLSVHNQFNSQNHSAPQAGYLNPSFHFPPSSETPKAPVEGQSRSSTPQSGGGGRQASPPLFQSRCSSPLNLLELELSVERQDSTALSTGGPGNNTGEREKGSSGNQAKERELKQPSLSLLGPPGPLYCEGTPCVCDRLSWDKVFSRLSSYSEEASSRGDGNNSDANSSSSDMFDIILQEDSCSGTGSATSESMGSGSNGCRTSASGTSNSGTSKSRKSASGASASGTSGSGTGSNNSSKYFGSVDSSQSSQKTKGHLSSRERGAMEMEQSKHFNDIQKVLKEDREKLRLLQKNQPHFTEEQKKELIDVHPWIKKGDLPKAIDVKVCSCCDSSSEAAAVGEGLTDVDTGDTETAVVGCRREPREENTAVITCHSPSSGSGTQT, from the exons ATGTCAGAATATTCAGACTCCAAGCCCTATCACTTCCTGGTGCTGGCGGACCAGGATGGAGCCTTAGGGTGCAGAGCTTCCACCTCAAGCTCCATGCCAAGAGGAGCCTCAGGATGCAGTTCCATGGCACAGCTTCACCAGATGGGTGGCTACAGCCAAGGTAGGCCTGACCTAGGCCTCCCCTCAGACGGCAGTGACAGCAGTGGCCAGGACCCTCCCAGCTCACCCCACAAGCATCGCAAGAATGGCCGCTCCAGATCGCTCCCTGAGGAGGATGTGGAGATGAAGAGCAGTGGATCCAGCGGGAGTGGGACCGAATCGCACGGCAATGAAAGCCACGGCAACGACAGTCATGGCAACGAGAGCCATGGCCATGAGTCAGTGGGCAGCTCCAATGGCAACAGCAAAGACTCGGCACTGCTGGAGTCTTCTGAAAGCAACAAGAG CTCAAACTCCCACAGCCCATCCCCTCCCAGCAGCTCAAACGCCTTCAGTCTGCTGAGCTCAGAGCAGGACAACCCTTCAACCAGCGGCTGCAG TAGTCAGGAGTCTGCCAAAGCCAAGACCCAGAAGGAGGTGATTAAAACTCTGAAGGAGCTGAAGCTTCACCTGCCTCCTGAAAAGAGACACAATAACAAGTCCACCACATTAAACACCCTCAAATATGCCCTGCGCTGTGTGAAACAGGTGGAAG ccaATGAGGAGTATTATCAGCTGCGGATGATCAACGACAGTCAGCCTTCAGGACTGGACGTATCTTCATATACAATAGAGGAAATAGACAGCATCACTTCTGAATACACGCTCAAAAACAAT GACATTTTTGCAGTAGCTGTGTCTCTCATGACTGGAAGAATCGTCTACATCTCCGATCAGGCTGCCTCCATCCTTAATTGCAAAAGAGACGTGTTAAAGAACACCAAGTTTGTGGAGTTCCTGACACCACAGGATGTTAGTGTGTTCTACTGCTTCACGACGCCATACCGCCTGCCCTCCTGGAGCATGTGCACTGGAGCAG AGTCCTCCCCGCCTGACTGCATACAGGAGAAATCCTTCTTTTGTCgtatcag TGGTGGTAAAGAGTGTGAAGGTGATCTGCAGTACTATCCGTTCCGCATGACTCCTTACTTGATGAAGGTTCAAGACACAGTCCACACTGAAGACCAGttctgctgcctcctgctggcCGAGAGAGTTCACTCTGGTTACGAAG CACCCAGAATTCCAACAGACAAACGCGTCttcaccaccacacacacaccgagctgCGTGTTCCAGGACGTGGATGAGAG GGCAGTTCCTCTCCTCGGGTACCTCCCACAAGACCTGATTGGCACATCagtcctcctccaccttcatcCCAATGATCGACCAGTCATGCTGGGCATTCACAGAAAGA tCCTTCAGTACGCAGGTCAGCCATTTGACCACTCGTCCATCAGATTCTGTGCACGAAATGGAGAGTATGTTATTCTTGACACCAGCTGGTCCAGTTTTGTCAACCCCTGGAGCCGCAAGGTCTCCTTCGTCATCGGGAGACACAAAGTGCGCAT GGGCCCTGTGAATGAAGATGTTTTCATGGCCCCAGCTTCTCCCGTAAGGGAGGTGAAGAGCATGGACTCCGACATCCAGGAGATTACAGAACAGATCCATCGGCTTCTGCTACAG CCGGTACATAACAGTGGCTCCAGTGCTTATGGTAGCCTCAACAGCAATGATCATCACGTAGGCATGACCTCCTCTAGTGAGAGCCTAAACAACGGCTGCGGGAGCAAGATGCAACGAGACGAGGAGGACGTGAGCAGAACCAAAGCCAGACCA CGCACATTTCAGGAAATCTGTAAAGGCATTCACCTGCAGAAGAGCCAGGAGCAGCAGATGACCAAGCTAGACAACAAAAAGAGCAATGGCA AGTCTGTACAGAAACATCCAGCAGTGGTCCGGCCCAAGGACTCAGCCGCTCCTTTCAACTGGAGGGAAACCGGGTCGACTATGGAGGAGAGAAGAGCCTCGTTCCAGGAGGAGCTGACCTTCAATGATCAGACTTGCTACTCCTACCAGCAGATCAGCTGTCTGGACAGTGTAATCAG GTACTTGGAGAGCTGTAATGTTCCCATCACTATGAAGAGGAAGTGTCAGTCTTCCTCTAACACCACGTCCTCTAACTCAGAAGATGACAAACAGAACGGACCCGGCAGCATGCAGGTGTCTGAAG AACCAGCCTTGCTGAACGATCGGCCTGGTCTCTCTGTTTTGGATGAGCGAGACAAAAATCCCAGCGACACAGCCACAGCGGTAGTGGGTTCTCCGCTGCCCCTACCTGTACCTAACAAACCAGAGAGCGTGGTATCCATCACCAGCCAGTGCAGCTACAGTAGCACCATAGTTCATGTTGGAGACAAGAAACTTCAACCAGACTCAG AGATCATAGAGGATGTACCAGGTGCAGGAGAAACAGCAGAATCCGGTCAGAACACCGGGGGTCCTCCTTGTGCTGTTTCACCTCCGAGCCATGAGAGGGAATCCTACAAGAAACTAGGGTTGACCAAGCAGGTTTTGGCAGCCCATACCCAAAAGGAGGAGCAGGCCTTTCTGTACCGCTTCAGAGAGCTTCGCAGTCTCACAGCACTCAAAGGAAACTGTTCCCAGTACCTGGAGCGCCACAGGGAGCAGGTCACCAGCGATG CTGTACCTGCTGCTCCATCCTGTAAGCAGTGTGGAGCGGGCACAGAGCCCACGTCGCGACGAGGCACGCGCAATAAGAGGACCAAGTCAAAGCGAGCCAAACAGATCGAGTCCTCGGACAGCACGGCGTCCCATCAGAGGCAACAACAGCTGCGGCCTCCTCTTCTGAACCCGACTTCTTGGTCTCCCTCTGACACCTCTCAGTCCACTTTTCCCATGGCCTACCCTGCTATGATGCCAGGGTACCCCTTCCAGGTTTATCCCAGAGCCGGTTCCGTAGCTCCCTACACTGAAACCACTCCAACAGGTTATGTGAACATCCAGGGAGCTCAAGCCCCTCCCTGCCCACCATCCATCCACCCTGCTCCCTACGCCAACCCCATGGTCACTCCCATCGTTGCTCTAGTGCTGCCTAACTACATGTACCCGCAAATGGCACCAGGccctccaccaccacagccTGTGTACCAAGCGGAGAGTGGGAGCTTCCCCACCCAAGCACAGCCTTTTGGTCAGAGTGTGTTTCTAGGCCAGCACACCTTCACAGCTCCACCTTCACTCAGTGTTCACAATCAGTTCAACTCCCAGAATCACTCTGCTCCTCAAGCAGGCTACCTGAATCCTTCGTTTCACTTCCCTCCTTCCTCGGAAACTCCAAAGGCCCCTGTGGAGGGTCAGTCTCGCTCCTCAACGCCACAGTCTGGAGGAGGTGGGCGCCAGGCGTCCCCGCCGTTGTTCCAGTCTCGCTGCAGCTCACCCCTCAacctgctggagctggagttgTCTGTGGAGAGGCAGGACAGCACAGCGCTCTCTACTGGAGGACCAGGGAATAacacaggagaaagagagaaaggatcAAGTGGAAACCAGGCCAAGGAGAGGGAGCTGAAACAG CCATCTCTCAGTCTCCTTGGTCCACCTGGACCCTTGTATTGTGAGGGCACACCCTGTGTCTGTGATCGTTTGTCTTGGGATAAAGTGTTCTCTAGACTGAGTTCTTACAGCGAAGAG gCCAGTTCACGTGGGGATGGGAACAACAGTGATGCCAATTCTTCATCCAGCGACATGTTTGACATTATTCTCCAAGAGGATTCCTGCTCAGGCACCGGCTCAGCCACCTCAGAGTCCATGGGCTCCGGGTCCAACGGCTGTAGAACTTCTGCCAGCGGGACGTCCAACAGTGGGACATCTAAGAGCAGGAAATCAGCCAGTGGAGCTTCAGCTAGTGGAACCTCTGGCAGTGGAACAG GAAGCAACAACAGCAGTAAGTACTTTGGCAGCGTGGACTCATCCCAGAGTAGCCAGAAGACCAAAGGTCACTTGAGCAGCAGAGAGCGGGGGGCCATGGAGATGGAACAGAGCAAACACTTCAA TGACATCCAGAAGGTGCtaaaagaggacagagagaagctgAGGCTGCTGCAGAAGAACCAGCCGCACTTtacagaggagcagaagaaggagCTGATTGACGTCCACCCCTGGATTAAGAAGGGAGATCTGCCCAAGGCCATAGACGTCAAG GTGTGCTCCTGCTGTGACAGCTCCTCAGAGGCAGCAGCGGTCGGGGAGGGTCTGACAGACGTGGACACCGGTGATACAGAGACTGCAGTGGTCGGCTGCAGGAGGGAGCCTAGAGAAGAAAACACCGCTGTCATCACATGCCACAGCCCCTCTTCAGGCTCTGGCACtcagacataa
- the per2 gene encoding period circadian protein homolog 2 isoform X4: MSEYSDSKPYHFLVLADQDGALGCRASTSSSMPRGASGCSSMAQLHQMGGYSQGRPDLGLPSDGSDSSGQDPPSSPHKHRKNGRSRSLPEEDVEMKSSGSSGSGTESHGNESHGNDSHGNESHGHESVGSSNGNSKDSALLESSESNKSSNSHSPSPPSSSNAFSLLSSEQDNPSTSGCSSQESAKAKTQKEVIKTLKELKLHLPPEKRHNNKSTTLNTLKYALRCVKQVEANEEYYQLRMINDSQPSGLDVSSYTIEEIDSITSEYTLKNNDIFAVAVSLMTGRIVYISDQAASILNCKRDVLKNTKFVEFLTPQDVSVFYCFTTPYRLPSWSMCTGAESSPPDCIQEKSFFCRISGGKECEGDLQYYPFRMTPYLMKVQDTVHTEDQFCCLLLAERVHSGYEAPRIPTDKRVFTTTHTPSCVFQDVDERAVPLLGYLPQDLIGTSVLLHLHPNDRPVMLGIHRKILQYAGQPFDHSSIRFCARNGEYVILDTSWSSFVNPWSRKVSFVIGRHKVRMGPVNEDVFMAPASPVREVKSMDSDIQEITEQIHRLLLQPVHNSGSSAYGSLNSNDHHVGMTSSSESLNNGCGSKMQRDEEDVSRTKARPRTFQEICKGIHLQKSQEQQMTKLDNKKSNGKSVQKHPAVVRPKDSAAPFNWRETGSTMEERRASFQEELTFNDQTCYSYQQISCLDSVIRYLESCNVPITMKRKCQSSSNTTSSNSEDDKQNGPGSMQVSEEPALLNDRPGLSVLDERDKNPSDTATAVVGSPLPLPVPNKPESVVSITSQCSYSSTIVHVGDKKLQPDSEIIEDVPGAGETAESGQNTGGPPCAVSPPSHERESYKKLGLTKQVLAAHTQKEEQAFLYRFRELRSLTALKGNCSQYLERHREQVTSDAVPAAPSCKQCGAGTEPTSRRGTRNKRTKSKRAKQIESSDSTASHQRQQQLRPPLLNPTSWSPSDTSQSTFPMAYPAMMPGYPFQVYPRAGSVAPYTETTPTGYVNIQGAQAPPCPPSIHPAPYANPMVTPIVALVLPNYMYPQMAPGPPPPQPVYQAESGSFPTQAQPFGQSVFLGQHTFTAPPSLSVHNQFNSQNHSAPQAGYLNPSFHFPPSSETPKAPVEGQSRSSTPQSGGGGRQASPPLFQSRCSSPLNLLELELSVERQDSTALSTGGPGNNTGEREKGSSGNQAKERELKQPSLSLLGPPGPLYCEGTPCVCDRLSWDKVFSRLSSYSEEASSRGDGNNSDANSSSSDMFDIILQEDSCSGTGSATSESMGSGSNGCRTSASGTSNSGTSKSRKSASGASASGTSGSGTGSNNSSKYFGSVDSSQSSQKTKGHLSSRERGAMEMEQSKHFKYVLQDPLWLLMANTDHKVMMTYQLPSRDIQKVLKEDREKLRLLQKNQPHFTEEQKKELIDVHPWIKKGDLPKAIDVKVCSCCDSSSEAAAVGEGLTDVDTGDTETAVVGCRREPREENTAVITCHSPSSGSGTQT, encoded by the exons ATGTCAGAATATTCAGACTCCAAGCCCTATCACTTCCTGGTGCTGGCGGACCAGGATGGAGCCTTAGGGTGCAGAGCTTCCACCTCAAGCTCCATGCCAAGAGGAGCCTCAGGATGCAGTTCCATGGCACAGCTTCACCAGATGGGTGGCTACAGCCAAGGTAGGCCTGACCTAGGCCTCCCCTCAGACGGCAGTGACAGCAGTGGCCAGGACCCTCCCAGCTCACCCCACAAGCATCGCAAGAATGGCCGCTCCAGATCGCTCCCTGAGGAGGATGTGGAGATGAAGAGCAGTGGATCCAGCGGGAGTGGGACCGAATCGCACGGCAATGAAAGCCACGGCAACGACAGTCATGGCAACGAGAGCCATGGCCATGAGTCAGTGGGCAGCTCCAATGGCAACAGCAAAGACTCGGCACTGCTGGAGTCTTCTGAAAGCAACAAGAG CTCAAACTCCCACAGCCCATCCCCTCCCAGCAGCTCAAACGCCTTCAGTCTGCTGAGCTCAGAGCAGGACAACCCTTCAACCAGCGGCTGCAG TAGTCAGGAGTCTGCCAAAGCCAAGACCCAGAAGGAGGTGATTAAAACTCTGAAGGAGCTGAAGCTTCACCTGCCTCCTGAAAAGAGACACAATAACAAGTCCACCACATTAAACACCCTCAAATATGCCCTGCGCTGTGTGAAACAGGTGGAAG ccaATGAGGAGTATTATCAGCTGCGGATGATCAACGACAGTCAGCCTTCAGGACTGGACGTATCTTCATATACAATAGAGGAAATAGACAGCATCACTTCTGAATACACGCTCAAAAACAAT GACATTTTTGCAGTAGCTGTGTCTCTCATGACTGGAAGAATCGTCTACATCTCCGATCAGGCTGCCTCCATCCTTAATTGCAAAAGAGACGTGTTAAAGAACACCAAGTTTGTGGAGTTCCTGACACCACAGGATGTTAGTGTGTTCTACTGCTTCACGACGCCATACCGCCTGCCCTCCTGGAGCATGTGCACTGGAGCAG AGTCCTCCCCGCCTGACTGCATACAGGAGAAATCCTTCTTTTGTCgtatcag TGGTGGTAAAGAGTGTGAAGGTGATCTGCAGTACTATCCGTTCCGCATGACTCCTTACTTGATGAAGGTTCAAGACACAGTCCACACTGAAGACCAGttctgctgcctcctgctggcCGAGAGAGTTCACTCTGGTTACGAAG CACCCAGAATTCCAACAGACAAACGCGTCttcaccaccacacacacaccgagctgCGTGTTCCAGGACGTGGATGAGAG GGCAGTTCCTCTCCTCGGGTACCTCCCACAAGACCTGATTGGCACATCagtcctcctccaccttcatcCCAATGATCGACCAGTCATGCTGGGCATTCACAGAAAGA tCCTTCAGTACGCAGGTCAGCCATTTGACCACTCGTCCATCAGATTCTGTGCACGAAATGGAGAGTATGTTATTCTTGACACCAGCTGGTCCAGTTTTGTCAACCCCTGGAGCCGCAAGGTCTCCTTCGTCATCGGGAGACACAAAGTGCGCAT GGGCCCTGTGAATGAAGATGTTTTCATGGCCCCAGCTTCTCCCGTAAGGGAGGTGAAGAGCATGGACTCCGACATCCAGGAGATTACAGAACAGATCCATCGGCTTCTGCTACAG CCGGTACATAACAGTGGCTCCAGTGCTTATGGTAGCCTCAACAGCAATGATCATCACGTAGGCATGACCTCCTCTAGTGAGAGCCTAAACAACGGCTGCGGGAGCAAGATGCAACGAGACGAGGAGGACGTGAGCAGAACCAAAGCCAGACCA CGCACATTTCAGGAAATCTGTAAAGGCATTCACCTGCAGAAGAGCCAGGAGCAGCAGATGACCAAGCTAGACAACAAAAAGAGCAATGGCA AGTCTGTACAGAAACATCCAGCAGTGGTCCGGCCCAAGGACTCAGCCGCTCCTTTCAACTGGAGGGAAACCGGGTCGACTATGGAGGAGAGAAGAGCCTCGTTCCAGGAGGAGCTGACCTTCAATGATCAGACTTGCTACTCCTACCAGCAGATCAGCTGTCTGGACAGTGTAATCAG GTACTTGGAGAGCTGTAATGTTCCCATCACTATGAAGAGGAAGTGTCAGTCTTCCTCTAACACCACGTCCTCTAACTCAGAAGATGACAAACAGAACGGACCCGGCAGCATGCAGGTGTCTGAAG AACCAGCCTTGCTGAACGATCGGCCTGGTCTCTCTGTTTTGGATGAGCGAGACAAAAATCCCAGCGACACAGCCACAGCGGTAGTGGGTTCTCCGCTGCCCCTACCTGTACCTAACAAACCAGAGAGCGTGGTATCCATCACCAGCCAGTGCAGCTACAGTAGCACCATAGTTCATGTTGGAGACAAGAAACTTCAACCAGACTCAG AGATCATAGAGGATGTACCAGGTGCAGGAGAAACAGCAGAATCCGGTCAGAACACCGGGGGTCCTCCTTGTGCTGTTTCACCTCCGAGCCATGAGAGGGAATCCTACAAGAAACTAGGGTTGACCAAGCAGGTTTTGGCAGCCCATACCCAAAAGGAGGAGCAGGCCTTTCTGTACCGCTTCAGAGAGCTTCGCAGTCTCACAGCACTCAAAGGAAACTGTTCCCAGTACCTGGAGCGCCACAGGGAGCAGGTCACCAGCGATG CTGTACCTGCTGCTCCATCCTGTAAGCAGTGTGGAGCGGGCACAGAGCCCACGTCGCGACGAGGCACGCGCAATAAGAGGACCAAGTCAAAGCGAGCCAAACAGATCGAGTCCTCGGACAGCACGGCGTCCCATCAGAGGCAACAACAGCTGCGGCCTCCTCTTCTGAACCCGACTTCTTGGTCTCCCTCTGACACCTCTCAGTCCACTTTTCCCATGGCCTACCCTGCTATGATGCCAGGGTACCCCTTCCAGGTTTATCCCAGAGCCGGTTCCGTAGCTCCCTACACTGAAACCACTCCAACAGGTTATGTGAACATCCAGGGAGCTCAAGCCCCTCCCTGCCCACCATCCATCCACCCTGCTCCCTACGCCAACCCCATGGTCACTCCCATCGTTGCTCTAGTGCTGCCTAACTACATGTACCCGCAAATGGCACCAGGccctccaccaccacagccTGTGTACCAAGCGGAGAGTGGGAGCTTCCCCACCCAAGCACAGCCTTTTGGTCAGAGTGTGTTTCTAGGCCAGCACACCTTCACAGCTCCACCTTCACTCAGTGTTCACAATCAGTTCAACTCCCAGAATCACTCTGCTCCTCAAGCAGGCTACCTGAATCCTTCGTTTCACTTCCCTCCTTCCTCGGAAACTCCAAAGGCCCCTGTGGAGGGTCAGTCTCGCTCCTCAACGCCACAGTCTGGAGGAGGTGGGCGCCAGGCGTCCCCGCCGTTGTTCCAGTCTCGCTGCAGCTCACCCCTCAacctgctggagctggagttgTCTGTGGAGAGGCAGGACAGCACAGCGCTCTCTACTGGAGGACCAGGGAATAacacaggagaaagagagaaaggatcAAGTGGAAACCAGGCCAAGGAGAGGGAGCTGAAACAG CCATCTCTCAGTCTCCTTGGTCCACCTGGACCCTTGTATTGTGAGGGCACACCCTGTGTCTGTGATCGTTTGTCTTGGGATAAAGTGTTCTCTAGACTGAGTTCTTACAGCGAAGAG gCCAGTTCACGTGGGGATGGGAACAACAGTGATGCCAATTCTTCATCCAGCGACATGTTTGACATTATTCTCCAAGAGGATTCCTGCTCAGGCACCGGCTCAGCCACCTCAGAGTCCATGGGCTCCGGGTCCAACGGCTGTAGAACTTCTGCCAGCGGGACGTCCAACAGTGGGACATCTAAGAGCAGGAAATCAGCCAGTGGAGCTTCAGCTAGTGGAACCTCTGGCAGTGGAACAG GAAGCAACAACAGCAGTAAGTACTTTGGCAGCGTGGACTCATCCCAGAGTAGCCAGAAGACCAAAGGTCACTTGAGCAGCAGAGAGCGGGGGGCCATGGAGATGGAACAGAGCAAACACTTCAAGTATGTACTGCAGGACCCGCTGTGGCTGCTCATGGCCAACACAGATCACAAGGTCATGATGACCTATCAGCTGCCTTCGCG TGACATCCAGAAGGTGCtaaaagaggacagagagaagctgAGGCTGCTGCAGAAGAACCAGCCGCACTTtacagaggagcagaagaaggagCTGATTGACGTCCACCCCTGGATTAAGAAGGGAGATCTGCCCAAGGCCATAGACGTCAAG GTGTGCTCCTGCTGTGACAGCTCCTCAGAGGCAGCAGCGGTCGGGGAGGGTCTGACAGACGTGGACACCGGTGATACAGAGACTGCAGTGGTCGGCTGCAGGAGGGAGCCTAGAGAAGAAAACACCGCTGTCATCACATGCCACAGCCCCTCTTCAGGCTCTGGCACtcagacataa